CGCACCGACTACAACGAGGTCACCGGCGTCGACTCCGCCCACTGGGCGCTGCGCGACGCCTTCACCCCGGGCGCCGCCATGATGCTGCTTCTCGCCGCGGCGAGCATCGGTGCCATCACCGTCGTCGGGGAGTACTCGACGGGCCTGATCCGTACGACCTTCGCCGCCGTCCCGGACCGGCGTGCGCTGATGACCGCGAAGGTTGCCGTCGTGACCGCCGTCATGACGGTGTACGGCGCCGTCATCGCGGGCATGTCCTTCGCCGCCACCCAGGCCATCCTCGACGGGCGCGGCAAGGCCGTGTCGCTCGGCCACCCCGGCGCGCTGCGCGTGGTCGTGGCGTCGGCGCTCCTCGCGCCGGTGTGTGCCCTGGCCGGCATGGGTCTGGGCGCGCTGATCCGGCACAGCGCGACGACCATGGTGCTCACCACGTTCGTCCTGCTGCTCCTGCCCTCGTTCATCACCGAGCGCTACCACTGGACGGCCTGCGTCAGGAACGCCCTCCCCTTCAACGCCTGGGTCCGTCTGGTCGACATCGGCTACGGGCACCACCCCTTCACCCTGGCTTCGCGCTATCCGACGACGGTGACGGGCGGCTGGATCGTGTTCGCGGCGTGGGCGCTCGTGACGGCCGTCGTCACGGTGGTCGCCGTCGACCGCCGTGACGTGTGAGGTGCGGCGTCCTGTTCAGCCGGACGCGGCGGTCGGTTCCGGCTGGTGGTCCGGCTCGGCGGGCTCGGTGGCCTCCCAGAGCATGGTGAAGCGGTTGATCCGCTCCGAGACATGGTCCCGCGTCATCTTCAGCGTCGTCTTGGCGGGCATCACCTCGACGTCCGGCTCGGTCTCGTAGGAGAGTTCCCCGTCGAAGATGATGAAGTCGTTGAGGGGCGTCACCTGGGCGGGCGGCGGCAGCAGCGACCGGACCGCGATACGGGCGTCGATGCCGAACTCCCGGTGCCGCTCGCACAGTTGCTCAAGGCTCTCGGTGCGGTCCTCGGGCTTGCTGACGAGGAACAACCGCCGTACCACGACGCCCCGCTGTTTGATCGCCTTTTCCTGCGCCTTCAGATACCGGTTCGCCGGCTCGCTGAACCAGAAGTCGCGGTCCACCGAGGTGCTGGTGGCGTACACCGTCTTCTTGGCGCAGGTGGTGAGGTCGATCAGCCAGTCGTGGTTCTCGCCCGGACAGTCCGCGCTGCCGTTGCTGAGGCTCTCCATCAGTGAGGCGAGCCGGCCGATCTCCTCCTGGGCGAACGTCTTGACGATCTCCGAACCGTGCTCGCCGACCTGTGTGTACTTGCGGGCCAGCCGGGTCACCCCGTCGGAGCGCAGCACCGAACGGTCCACCTGGCTGAACAGCTCGGTCGCGTCATTGATCTTGGCGAAGCTCTCGTCGACCGCCCTGCGCATCTGCTCGTGGTGCGCGGACAGGCTCTCCCGCATCTCGCGGATGCGCCGCTTCTGACTCGCCTCCATGGTCTCCAGGCGCTGCTCGAAGTCCATGAGGTACTGCACGATCAGTGCCGCGCCGCCGAGGACGACGGACACGGTCAGCTGCCACACCTGGTTCTTGTCCTGGTTCAGGACGCTGGTCAGCACCCAGGACGCGCCGGCCACTAAGAGCCCGAGCAGTGTCTTCTTGAGCAGTCTCGGTATGCGCGGCTGGTCCTCGTTCTGCCCTGCCCTGACGTCCCCTGTCGATGCTTCGCTCACGTCGGTCTCCCCCGTCGCTTGTGTCGTAGGTGCCGCCGCTGCTCAGCGCGTGCTCGTACTCAGCGCCTCGTGCAGCAACGGAATGGCCTGGACAGCCAGTTGGTCGCGGATGCGCTGGACCAGGGTCTGCCACTGGCGAGTGAACCCCGGCTCCCGTTCCAGCACCTCCCAGAGGTGAACCAGCGTGTGGTCCACGTGCGCGTGCGGCATCCACAGATGCAGCAGGTGATCGACGGCCGGGCGCAGTGCCAGGACGGCCGAGGGGCCGTCCGCCGCACCGAGCCGACTGCTGTCCAGCATGTGCACGACGGTCGTCAGCAGCCAGTCGTGCAGGGCCAGGTCCTCGCACAGGCCCGCGGCCGCGGCGACCGGGGTGTCCTCCGGAAGCCGCAGTTCCACGGTCCGCAGCCCGTTCTCGGCCAGGGTGAAGCGTTCCAGCGACGCCCTCTCACCCTCCGGGGCACGCCGTGCGGCCCAGCGCAGATGGGTGCGCCGGGACTTGAAGGGTGCCTTGTGGTCGAGCAGCGGATGACGCACGAGCTGGGCGAGCAGGCCCTCGGCGATCATCCCGAGGTCCAGTTCGCCCCGTGCGCCGCCGCGCAGGACGCCTTCCGCGGCGGCCTGTTCGGGGAGCTTGCCGAAGGGTTCGACCAGGCCGGGCCGGACCAGGTAGTGGCCCCAGGGGCGGCGCAGGTCGGGACCTGCCGCCGGGGCGCTGAAGTAGGCGGTGGCCTGAAGGACGCGGCCCTCGGTGAGCACGGCGCGGGCGGCCACCGTGCCGACGGCGCGCACCTTGGCGCCGTTCGAGGTGGGCAGCCGGCAGTCGACTCCGGTGAGGACGTCCGGGGAGAGCGCGTACAGGTTGGGCCGTTCGGAGACCCGCACATGTTCGTCGGCGCGCAGCCTCAGCAGCTGGGCGGCGGCCCGGCCGTCCAGCGCCTGGAAGGACGGCAGCAGGCCGGTGCGCACCTCGCCGCAGGCGAGGACCGGGCGCGCCGACTGTCCTAAGGACCGCATCTCAGGTCTCCCCGCGGGAGAGGGCGCCCGTGGGCTCCTCGTAGAAGACATACGTGGCGCGCTGCGCGACGGCCGCCGGCACCGCGACCTTTTCGCGGGCGGAGCGCTCGGCGACCTGCTGGAGCGCGCCGGAGTCGATGTCCGTCTGGTCGAGGATGAGCCGGACGGCGTCCTCGACGGCCAGGAACCGGTTCGCCATCAGCGTGCAGGTGCGGTACGCGCTGAAGGGCGCCGCGGAGGCGTTGAGCTGGATCAGCGGCGGCAGCTGGTCCCAGTCGTACGGGAAGTCGCCGCCGTTCCAGGGACGCGGGACCAGCACGGGCTCGCCGAGGTGGCGCAGCAGACCGAGGCGGGCCAGCTGCCAGACGGCGGCGAGGAACGGGCAGGACCACAGGCGCCGTCCGTCCTTCTCCGACCACAGCTCCACGTCCATGAACACGGAGTGGTTGCGGGCCGCGGTCTCCTGGGGCGGCTGCCAGCCGGTGACCTCGTCCATGGCGTGGCGCGAGCCGGGGGTCCGCTGCCCGTTGGCGAGCCAGCCGGTCTGGCTGACGGGCGGGCGGGAGCCGTAGCTGCCCGGCGGCGGTGACTCTACGAGGCGGTGCATCACGGACTCGGCGAGCTCGATCTTCTCGGCGACCGCGCAGCCCGACTCGCGGGCCAGATAGTCGATGACCAGGCCGGCCCGCTGGGCCTCGTCGAGCACCACGGGGACGAGTTCGGCGGGGGTGGAGAAACGGGTGAAGTAGTCGTCGATGAGGAAGCAGGTGCTGATACGGGGCCGCTTGCCGCCCAGGCGGCGGGCGGCTGCGGCGCGGGCGGCGTCCACCCAGATCCGCACCTCGGCGAAGTGCTCGCGCAGCCGCTCGGGACCGGCCTCGAAGTCCTCCATGTAGAGGTGGCCCAGCTCCAGGGAGAGGTGGGCCAGCGGCACGGACTGGGTGCGGGGGTCCGCGGTGGTCTCCCGGAACACGGCTTCCGTCACGGCTGCTCCCAGTACTTGTCGTCGGTCAGCCGGCCGGCCAGGTCGCTCAGTGCCTCCCAGGTCTCCCGGTTGGCGATCTGACTGTCGAGCACGTCCTCGTCGGTGATGAGCTGCTCGCGCCATTGCAGGACGGGCTCCAGCGGTACGGAGCCGAGGACCTGGCTGTAGCCGATGCCGTGCGCGGAGGCGAGCTGCTTGAGGTCGCGGTCGCACTCGCGCATCCACGCCGACTGGGTGGCCGACACCTGCGACCACAGCGCCGATTCGGGATCGGGCACGGCGGCCCGGACGAAGCGGATGACGCTGCGCAGCGCGTCCTCGTCGTGGCCGCGGGCGACTCCGCCGGGGACGATGCCGCGCTTGCCGAAGACCAGGCTCGCCGCGGCCGCCACATGCTGACGGGTCCAGCGGTGGAAGACGAGCCAGCGGAAGTCGACACCGCGCATCTCGCGCTGAGAGGTGGCCTCCAGGGCCATGTCGACGGCGTAGCTGCGGCCGGCGCTGAGGTCGACGATGATCAGGTCGAACTCGTTGTTGAGCCGGAGCAGGAGGTCCACGCAGCGGCGCAGGTTCTCATCGGTGGTGGCGAACTCGCCGCCGCCGAGGTCGCCGGGCATCAGCACCAGACTTCCGGCGCCGGGTGGCTGGTTGCGCAGCACCGGGTGCTCGGTGTCGGCCCAGACGTCGATGCGGACCGGCTCACCGATCTCGCCCACCAGATAGGAGTGCAGGCCCCGGTCCTCAGCGGCCTGGCGTGCGGCGGTGACGTCGAAGACGGCCGCCGCGGTGGGCGAGCCGAAGTCGAAGTCGAGGTAGCAGACGTCGTCCCCGGCCAGCGCCCGGTGGTAGGCGAGGTTGGCGCTGGTGACGGAGCGGCCCGTGCCCCCCTTGTCGGAGGCCGCGAAGACGAGCACGGTTCATACCCCCTGGCTCGCGGCTTCGCGGGCCCGGGCCAGGGCGTCGAGCTGTCCCAGCACGTCGAGCGTCAACGCACAGGCGGTACCCGGTTGTTCGTCCACGAGTCGACGGGCGCGGCGCAACTTGACCTCGATGCCCCTGAGTTCCATTCCCCGGTTGCCTTCGGAGGCCGGTGCGGGCTCCATCTGTTCGTTGCCGAGGAGGTGGGTGGACTCGCTGAGCAACGCCCGGGCGAGTTCGGTCAGTTCGGTGCTGCGGATCGGGGGCTGCTTGTACATCTCGTGGACCTGGACCATCACCTCGGTGACACGCTCGGTGATGCTCCAGGACACCGGTCCGTCGGAGACCTGCGATTCGGGGTAGGCGGCGTGGACGTTGTCCCACAGGCCGACGCCCTCGCCGTCGCGGATGCGGCGCCGCCACAGGTGGCCGAAGATGTCCTCGGCGAGTCTGAGCAGGCGGTCGTGCGAGCCGAGGTTGCGGGAGAGCGTGCCCAGCTGGATGGTCCGCTTGAGCAGCTGCGCCGAGAAGTCCGTCATGATCCACTGCATGGGCGGACCGACGCTCTCGCTGCCCTGCAGCGGCAGGATGACGCCCGGGTTGTGCAGCCGGACGATGGGGTCGTCACGCGTCATACGGCTGGTGATGCGGCCGCGTTCGGCGAGGCGTTCCATGACGCTGACGGTGCGGGTCAGGTCGTCGTCGGTGGCGCGGCGCCGCATCAGGTCGTGGACGAGGATGGCGGCGACGGAGAGGGAGAAGTACTCCGATTCCAGTTTCTGGCCCGTGGTGCGCCAGGGGATGTCCTCCAGGGGCCAGCGGTCGTTGTCGAAGCGAGCGATGCGTGACCAGAACTGCTGGGTGAGCTCCCAGCGCAGTCGTAACGCCTCGGCGAGCCGCTGCTGTTCGGAGTTGAGCAGGCCCAGGGTGAGGGTGCGGTCGGAGAACAGGTCCTGGATGCCGTCGAGGGCGACGACGGTGAAGTAGAGGTACGGCACGGCGTTGGCGACGCCCGCGGGCTGCGCCCCGATCGGTTCGTCGGTGTCCACCTCGGGCGCGTCCCTGATGATGCTCCAGCCCCAGCCGCACTCGAAGAGCTGGTTCTCGTCCTTGAGGCCCTCCTCGACGTCGAGACCGAGGGTGAAGCTCTCGACGATGGCGGCGCGCAGCGGCCGGAAGCGGCGCTGGAACTTCTGGAGCACGTGCCGCTGCGACAGCCGTCCCTGACCGAGGAGTTCGCAGAGCGTACGGCCCTGGGAGGAGTCGGTGTCGAAGACGTTGACGGTGAACGAGCGCAGCAGGCTCACCATGGCGGCGGTGAGCCGGTTGTTGGTGGCGGTCCGCAGCTCCTGGATGGTCTCCAGGACGTCGCTGCGGCGGGTCTTGGACTCGTACACCTTGAGGAAGCCGAGCGTCGCCAGGCAGAGGGTGATCGACATCGAGTACGAGTCGACCACCCCGAGCTCACGCTGTTCCTTGGTGAGGTCCTGGTTCTGGTCCCTGGAGACGAAGTAGTAGCCGCCGGCGAACGTGGGCCTCTTGTCGTCGCTGGTGTGCGTGCGCATGAAATGGGCTGCGGCCGTGACGAGGTTGGCGGGGATCTCCAGCCGCCCGCCTGCCTTCCGCATCACCTTCTGCACGTCGTCCTGTGTGGTGTCCGGGTCGTCCAGCCGGAACGCCGGGATCTCCGTGGCCGGGTAGAGGAGGCAGAGCAGGCGCTCGGCGTCGGCGACGCTGCTTTCCCCGCCCCATTTGCCCCATGCCCACTCCCCGTCGTCGAACGAGTGGCGGGCGATAGCCTGCCAGATGTCCAGCAGATGCTGGCGTGGCTTGATCTGCATCCCCATGCCCCTCACACAGGCCGCGCTGCCATCATTTTGATGAGTGCCCTCTTCTGTTGTTCTGTTGTGAAGATTCGGCCCTCAACCGGTCGGAATGTCGGAGTCCGAATTCCGTCGTCCATAAGCGACGATCATTCCAGAATAGCCCTCCCGTACGGCGGCCGAGGCCTTGAGGCGCACGGTCTTGAAGTCGTGCGCGAAAGACTCGAGACTCGCGTACACCTCCGACTCTCCCACGTCGCACGCCGGGAAGAAATGCTCGCCCGCGTGATAACCCTTGGAATGTTCCATGAAGGCGGCGGCGAAGGGCGCGCCGGGGGCGAGGGCGCGCAGGAAGCACTCGACGCCCCGAGTGAACTCCTCGTGGGAGGTGGTGATCGACTCGGCGACGAAGAACATGGTCCCCATGGACCACCGTCCCTCGTATTCCACCAGGTCGAAGAGGTTGCCCGGCTCCACCCGGACGACCTCGCGGAACTTGGCCCGCGGGTCCATGTCGAGGGCGGCGTACGCCTCGTTCTTGCACAGGACGCGCCAGAACTGGTCCCAGTTCGCGTCGTAGGAGCCCAACTGACCCTTGAGGTAGCGCACATTGGCGGGCGAACGCTCGAAGAGCGTGATCTCGTCGCACCAGGGCAGCATGGCGAGTGCGGGGTAGAGGTTGGCGCCCGCCCCGACGTCGATGCCCCTGACCGGCCGCCCGGCGGCGCGCTCTCTCAGATGATCGCCGAAATGATCGCGTACGATGTGGAGGATCTCCGCGTCCTCTGCCTGTAAGTCGCGGTAATTGTGATCAACGTAGGCGATCGGGTCGAATGCGGCCCAGGAAACATCCGCATTCAGCTGGGCGTCCCCCGGCGCGTCCCCCGGCGATCTCAAGGTCATTGCCTAACGGTACCAACGCCGGAGACCCGACGGATCCCCCTTGCGTCAACGCGGCGGAACAATTACGCCGCATGGGGCGCACCGGGGGCGCATCGGGGCAAATGACTTATTGGACCTGATCCGACCTTGAACGGCCAGATCGTTCCGCCTCAAGATGGTCGCAAATCTGTCGAACACACCCGAACGGCAGACCCTGCGCGTCCCACCCGTACCACCCGCACGGGTGTCAACGCGCCCTTGACCCTGACTCCTTTACCGCAGGGGGGCGGCATGACCGCGTTTCCAGAGGAACGTTTCCCTTCACACGGCGGACCCACCGGCCCGGCACTGTTCGGCGACCGGGCGTTCGTGGACCGGCCGCTGACGATGAGGGGGGTCGCGGAGGCGGATCTGCCCGAGCTGGTCCGTGTCGACGAGGAGGCGTTCCCCGATGACCCGTATCCCTACTTCGTCCTCCGCCAGTTGTTCGACCTGCACGGAGACCGCCTGCTCGTCCTGGACGACGGGGAGCGCCTGCACGGCTACGTCCTGTTCGTCACCACACAGGACGGGTACCGGAGTTGGATAGTGAGCCTCGGCGTCACCCGCGACCAGCGGGGGCGGGGGCTGGGCCGGCGGCTGATGCTGGAGGTACTGCGCCGGCTGCGCGCCGAGAGCGTCCGCGAGGTCCGGCTGACGGTGGAGCCGGCGAACGCCGCCGCGATCATGCTGTACCGGTCGCTGGGCTTCTCGTCCGACGAGGGCGTACGCAAGGACTACTTCGGCGCCGGCGAGGACCGGCTCATCATGACGCTCGGATTGTGAGTCGTGATGACGCTCGGATGGTGAGTCGTGATGACGCTCGGATGGTGAGTCGTGCGGCTCATGCCGTGAAGCGCCGTACGTACCGCCGCTGCCAGGGAGTTTCCACTGCGCGCCGGTCGTAGGCGGCGCGCACGAACTCCACGGCCTCCCCCGGCGGTACGCCGTCCAGCACGGCGAGACAGGCCAGCGCGGTGCCGGTACGGCCGCGGCCGCCCCCGCAGGCGACCTCGACCCGCTCACCGACGGCGCGGCTCCACGCCCCGGCCAACAGCCGCCGCGCCTCAAGACGGCTGCTGGGCAGACGGAAGTCGGGCCACCGCAGCCAGTCGGACTCCCAAGGCACCTCGGGCGGCCGCTCGCCGAGGAGGTACACGGCATACGTGGGGACCGGACCGTCCGGCAGGGGGCGCCGCAACGCCCGCCCCCGCACCAGCCGCCCGGACGGCAGCCGCAGGACACCGGGGGTGTCCGGGTGCCAGCCACCAGACTTGGTGTCGAGGTCGGCCATCGACCCAGTATCGCAATGGCTGCGGGCAGTCGTGCCTCCCCCAGTGCCTTAAAGGCCTGGGGGGACCCCC
The Streptomyces sp. CGMCC 4.7035 DNA segment above includes these coding regions:
- a CDS encoding ABC transporter permease, encoding MTASATVLPLPRARFTDLLAAEWIKLRSLRSTYWALGATALAVIAFNANAARTDYNEVTGVDSAHWALRDAFTPGAAMMLLLAAASIGAITVVGEYSTGLIRTTFAAVPDRRALMTAKVAVVTAVMTVYGAVIAGMSFAATQAILDGRGKAVSLGHPGALRVVVASALLAPVCALAGMGLGALIRHSATTMVLTTFVLLLLPSFITERYHWTACVRNALPFNAWVRLVDIGYGHHPFTLASRYPTTVTGGWIVFAAWALVTAVVTVVAVDRRDV
- a CDS encoding DUF6879 family protein, with amino-acid sequence MSEASTGDVRAGQNEDQPRIPRLLKKTLLGLLVAGASWVLTSVLNQDKNQVWQLTVSVVLGGAALIVQYLMDFEQRLETMEASQKRRIREMRESLSAHHEQMRRAVDESFAKINDATELFSQVDRSVLRSDGVTRLARKYTQVGEHGSEIVKTFAQEEIGRLASLMESLSNGSADCPGENHDWLIDLTTCAKKTVYATSTSVDRDFWFSEPANRYLKAQEKAIKQRGVVVRRLFLVSKPEDRTESLEQLCERHREFGIDARIAVRSLLPPPAQVTPLNDFIIFDGELSYETEPDVEVMPAKTTLKMTRDHVSERINRFTMLWEATEPAEPDHQPEPTAASG
- a CDS encoding SCO2521 family protein; the encoded protein is MRSLGQSARPVLACGEVRTGLLPSFQALDGRAAAQLLRLRADEHVRVSERPNLYALSPDVLTGVDCRLPTSNGAKVRAVGTVAARAVLTEGRVLQATAYFSAPAAGPDLRRPWGHYLVRPGLVEPFGKLPEQAAAEGVLRGGARGELDLGMIAEGLLAQLVRHPLLDHKAPFKSRRTHLRWAARRAPEGERASLERFTLAENGLRTVELRLPEDTPVAAAAGLCEDLALHDWLLTTVVHMLDSSRLGAADGPSAVLALRPAVDHLLHLWMPHAHVDHTLVHLWEVLEREPGFTRQWQTLVQRIRDQLAVQAIPLLHEALSTSTR
- a CDS encoding SCO2522 family protein yields the protein MTEAVFRETTADPRTQSVPLAHLSLELGHLYMEDFEAGPERLREHFAEVRIWVDAARAAAARRLGGKRPRISTCFLIDDYFTRFSTPAELVPVVLDEAQRAGLVIDYLARESGCAVAEKIELAESVMHRLVESPPPGSYGSRPPVSQTGWLANGQRTPGSRHAMDEVTGWQPPQETAARNHSVFMDVELWSEKDGRRLWSCPFLAAVWQLARLGLLRHLGEPVLVPRPWNGGDFPYDWDQLPPLIQLNASAAPFSAYRTCTLMANRFLAVEDAVRLILDQTDIDSGALQQVAERSAREKVAVPAAVAQRATYVFYEEPTGALSRGET
- a CDS encoding SCO2523 family variant P-loop protein, coding for MLVFAASDKGGTGRSVTSANLAYHRALAGDDVCYLDFDFGSPTAAAVFDVTAARQAAEDRGLHSYLVGEIGEPVRIDVWADTEHPVLRNQPPGAGSLVLMPGDLGGGEFATTDENLRRCVDLLLRLNNEFDLIIVDLSAGRSYAVDMALEATSQREMRGVDFRWLVFHRWTRQHVAAAASLVFGKRGIVPGGVARGHDEDALRSVIRFVRAAVPDPESALWSQVSATQSAWMRECDRDLKQLASAHGIGYSQVLGSVPLEPVLQWREQLITDEDVLDSQIANRETWEALSDLAGRLTDDKYWEQP
- a CDS encoding SCO2524 family protein — protein: MQIKPRQHLLDIWQAIARHSFDDGEWAWGKWGGESSVADAERLLCLLYPATEIPAFRLDDPDTTQDDVQKVMRKAGGRLEIPANLVTAAAHFMRTHTSDDKRPTFAGGYYFVSRDQNQDLTKEQRELGVVDSYSMSITLCLATLGFLKVYESKTRRSDVLETIQELRTATNNRLTAAMVSLLRSFTVNVFDTDSSQGRTLCELLGQGRLSQRHVLQKFQRRFRPLRAAIVESFTLGLDVEEGLKDENQLFECGWGWSIIRDAPEVDTDEPIGAQPAGVANAVPYLYFTVVALDGIQDLFSDRTLTLGLLNSEQQRLAEALRLRWELTQQFWSRIARFDNDRWPLEDIPWRTTGQKLESEYFSLSVAAILVHDLMRRRATDDDLTRTVSVMERLAERGRITSRMTRDDPIVRLHNPGVILPLQGSESVGPPMQWIMTDFSAQLLKRTIQLGTLSRNLGSHDRLLRLAEDIFGHLWRRRIRDGEGVGLWDNVHAAYPESQVSDGPVSWSITERVTEVMVQVHEMYKQPPIRSTELTELARALLSESTHLLGNEQMEPAPASEGNRGMELRGIEVKLRRARRLVDEQPGTACALTLDVLGQLDALARAREAASQGV
- a CDS encoding SCO2525 family SAM-dependent methyltransferase, whose amino-acid sequence is MTLRSPGDAPGDAQLNADVSWAAFDPIAYVDHNYRDLQAEDAEILHIVRDHFGDHLRERAAGRPVRGIDVGAGANLYPALAMLPWCDEITLFERSPANVRYLKGQLGSYDANWDQFWRVLCKNEAYAALDMDPRAKFREVVRVEPGNLFDLVEYEGRWSMGTMFFVAESITTSHEEFTRGVECFLRALAPGAPFAAAFMEHSKGYHAGEHFFPACDVGESEVYASLESFAHDFKTVRLKASAAVREGYSGMIVAYGRRNSDSDIPTG
- a CDS encoding GNAT family N-acetyltransferase, with the protein product MTAFPEERFPSHGGPTGPALFGDRAFVDRPLTMRGVAEADLPELVRVDEEAFPDDPYPYFVLRQLFDLHGDRLLVLDDGERLHGYVLFVTTQDGYRSWIVSLGVTRDQRGRGLGRRLMLEVLRRLRAESVREVRLTVEPANAAAIMLYRSLGFSSDEGVRKDYFGAGEDRLIMTLGL
- a CDS encoding phosphatase domain-containing protein — translated: MADLDTKSGGWHPDTPGVLRLPSGRLVRGRALRRPLPDGPVPTYAVYLLGERPPEVPWESDWLRWPDFRLPSSRLEARRLLAGAWSRAVGERVEVACGGGRGRTGTALACLAVLDGVPPGEAVEFVRAAYDRRAVETPWQRRYVRRFTA